In the Gammaproteobacteria bacterium genome, one interval contains:
- a CDS encoding helix-turn-helix transcriptional regulator, translating into MLCPVGLRLRQARERKGLSQKRVGILAGMDQFAASARVNQYEKNKHVPDYSTAKRLAHVLGVPVTFLYAEDDDLAELILRYAGASKTARARARGLLGP; encoded by the coding sequence GTGTTATGCCCGGTTGGGCTGAGACTACGGCAAGCTCGAGAAAGAAAGGGACTGTCCCAAAAGCGGGTCGGAATTCTCGCTGGGATGGACCAGTTTGCAGCGAGTGCGCGCGTGAATCAGTACGAGAAAAACAAGCATGTTCCCGACTATTCGACCGCGAAGCGCTTGGCACACGTGCTAGGTGTGCCAGTGACGTTCCTGTATGCGGAAGACGACGATTTGGCGGAACTTATCTTGCGCTACGCTGGCGCAAGCAAAACTGCGCGGGCGCGAGCCAGGGGCTTATTAGGCCCGTAG